From one Pseudomonas fluorescens genomic stretch:
- the asd gene encoding aspartate-semialdehyde dehydrogenase, producing MKRVGLIGWRGMVGSVLMQRMLEEQDFDLIEPVFFTTSNVGGQGPAVGKDIAPLKDAYSIEELKTLDVILTCQGGDYTNEVFPKLREAGWQGYWIDAASSLRMQDDAVIVLDPVNRKVIDQQLDAGTKNYIGGNCTVSLMLMGLGGLFEAGLVEWMSAMTYQAASGAGAQNMRELIRQMGATHAAVADDLANPASAILDIDRKVAEAMRSEAYPTENFGVPLAGSLIPWIDKELPNGQSREEWKAQAETNKILGRFKSPIPVDGICVRIGAMRCHSQALTIKLNKDVPIADIEGMISQHNPWVKLVPNQREISMQELSPTNVTGTLNIPVGRLRKLNMGSQYLGAFTVGDQLLWGAAEPLRRMLRILLER from the coding sequence ATGAAACGTGTAGGTCTGATCGGTTGGCGCGGTATGGTCGGTTCCGTGCTCATGCAGCGGATGCTGGAAGAGCAGGATTTTGATCTTATCGAGCCGGTGTTCTTCACCACCTCCAACGTCGGTGGCCAGGGTCCGGCAGTGGGCAAGGATATTGCTCCGCTCAAGGACGCTTACAGCATTGAAGAGCTCAAGACCCTCGATGTGATCCTGACCTGTCAGGGCGGCGACTACACCAACGAAGTATTCCCCAAGCTGCGCGAAGCCGGCTGGCAGGGCTACTGGATCGACGCCGCCTCCAGCCTGCGCATGCAGGATGACGCGGTCATCGTCCTCGACCCGGTCAACCGCAAGGTCATCGACCAGCAGTTGGACGCCGGTACCAAGAACTACATCGGCGGCAACTGCACCGTCAGCCTGATGCTGATGGGCCTGGGCGGCCTGTTCGAAGCCGGCCTGGTCGAGTGGATGAGTGCCATGACCTATCAGGCAGCATCGGGTGCCGGCGCGCAGAACATGCGTGAGCTGATCCGCCAGATGGGCGCTACCCACGCCGCTGTGGCCGATGACCTGGCCAACCCGGCCAGTGCCATCCTCGACATCGACCGCAAGGTCGCCGAGGCCATGCGCAGCGAAGCCTATCCGACCGAGAACTTCGGCGTGCCGCTGGCCGGCAGCCTGATCCCGTGGATCGACAAAGAGCTGCCTAACGGCCAGAGCCGTGAAGAGTGGAAGGCCCAGGCCGAGACCAACAAGATCCTCGGTCGCTTCAAGAGCCCGATCCCGGTCGACGGTATCTGCGTGCGCATCGGTGCCATGCGTTGCCACAGCCAGGCGCTGACCATCAAGCTGAACAAGGACGTGCCGATTGCCGACATCGAAGGCATGATCAGCCAGCACAACCCTTGGGTGAAACTGGTGCCGAACCAGCGTGAAATCAGCATGCAGGAGCTGAGCCCGACCAACGTCACCGGTACCCTGAACATCCCGGTGGGTCGCCTGCGCAAGCTGAACATGGGTTCCCAGTACCTGGGCGCCTTCACCGTCGGTGACCAGCTGCTGTGGGGCGCGGCCGAGCCGCTGCGGCGCATGCTGCGGATCCTGCTGGAGCGTTGA
- a CDS encoding aspartate-semialdehyde dehydrogenase, which translates to MSQPIDIAVIGATGTVGETLVQILDECDFPVGTLHLLASNESAGSGVMFRSKSLRVREVDSFDFSKVKLAFFAAGPAVTRSFAPRAQAAGCAVIDLSGGLPAEQAPAVVPEANPAVLDSLKAPLQLSSPSSAAIALAVTLAPLKGLLELERVNVTACLAVSAQGREAVNELARQTAELLNARPLEPRFFDRQMAFNLLAQVGASDTEGHGALERRLVSELREVLGLPSLKISVTCVQVPVFFGDSYSVSVQSRTPVDLAAVNAALEAAESIELVEEGDYPTPVGDAVGQDVVYVGRVRGGIDEAEQLNLWLTTDNVRKGAALNAVQLAQLLIKGLV; encoded by the coding sequence ATGAGCCAGCCTATTGATATCGCCGTCATCGGTGCCACCGGTACTGTCGGTGAAACCCTTGTCCAGATTCTGGATGAATGCGATTTCCCGGTCGGCACCCTGCACCTGCTGGCCAGCAACGAATCGGCGGGTAGCGGCGTGATGTTCCGCAGCAAGAGCCTTCGCGTGCGCGAGGTCGACAGCTTCGACTTCAGCAAGGTCAAGCTGGCCTTCTTTGCCGCCGGCCCCGCGGTGACCCGCAGCTTCGCGCCACGGGCCCAGGCAGCCGGTTGTGCGGTGATCGACCTGTCCGGCGGCCTGCCGGCCGAGCAGGCGCCAGCGGTGGTGCCGGAAGCCAACCCAGCAGTGCTCGACAGCCTCAAGGCCCCGCTGCAACTGAGCAGCCCGAGCAGTGCTGCGATCGCCCTGGCGGTCACCCTGGCGCCACTCAAGGGCCTGCTGGAACTTGAGCGTGTCAACGTCACCGCCTGCCTGGCGGTCTCGGCCCAGGGCCGCGAGGCGGTCAATGAACTGGCCCGGCAGACCGCCGAGCTGCTCAATGCCCGCCCGCTGGAGCCGCGTTTCTTCGACCGGCAGATGGCGTTCAACCTGCTGGCCCAGGTCGGTGCCAGCGACACCGAAGGCCATGGCGCCCTGGAGCGCCGCCTGGTCAGCGAGTTGCGCGAAGTGCTCGGCTTGCCTTCACTGAAGATTTCCGTGACCTGCGTTCAAGTCCCGGTGTTTTTCGGCGATAGCTACAGTGTGTCCGTGCAAAGCCGCACGCCAGTCGACCTGGCGGCGGTCAATGCCGCACTGGAAGCTGCTGAGAGCATCGAGCTGGTGGAGGAGGGTGATTATCCGACGCCGGTGGGTGACGCAGTGGGCCAGGACGTGGTCTATGTTGGACGGGTACGCGGTGGAATCGACGAGGCTGAGCAGCTCAACCTCTGGCTGACCACCGACAATGTGCGCAAAGGCGCGGCCCTGAACGCAGTACAGCTGGCGCAATTGTTGATAAAAGGCCTTGTGTAA
- a CDS encoding FimV/HubP family polar landmark protein, translating to MLRIRKLVLAIAAASALSSGMAHALGLGELTLKSAQNQPLDAEIELLDVRDLTAAEVAPSLAPPEEFAKAGVERQAFLNDLNFTTVINPNGKSVLRVTSSQPLPAPMVKFLVQVMWPSGRLLRDYSVLIDPAKFNTPAGQPAPAGVTPAVTAANYTTVRRDTLWEIASKARQGGSVQQTMLAIQALNPDAFINGNINLLKTGQVLRLPDQQQITSIPQGQAVTEVAEQYAAWRQGRRLGPRARQLDATRRSAAEAAPARIANQDNLKLVTPGSTAAAGSKGLNDKLAMAQESLDTSRRDNEELKGRMTDLQSQLDKLQRLIALKNDQLAKLEAQGAADAGTPEAVAAQPPAVTAELQPAPAEPVVTPAPAAVDTAPVDPAQPAAADQAPADSNKMLDDLLGNPLLLALIAGSALLVLLLLLLLLARKRKADQEAEKHLRMARALAEESDRSPDLDLPPSSFEGLDVAPPNVTLAPAVVAASAAAATAAALPAEEPAPVVTEPEPSKPVQGPIAAPLVAPAASPAAPTGDAVLDEAELSIARGRLNHAAELLEPAVAAAPERSDLRLKLMEVYARQGDRDAFVGHERQLIATGQNHADVEALKNRFPAMLAVAAAGVSAAALAAELDAQYVQELLQDESPAEPVAEVEPVVEAEVAPVVGPVIEAEPVIEPEPVVEEPLADLEPEPEGDLDSAFDLSLEDDLQGLELDEPPLLEEPSLAVEEPQAEEVASEASQAQPDFDALLAEHLAQPEQALDDLADFDLDVAGDEPSPQPSSENVDVAAELAAFDETMPEFDPLSELDLPEDFDLSLSLDDSEADKNFASELDDVNAELDKLSQSLEQPSIEPHFTEADAAVSDDLDDDFDYLGGADEVATKLDLARAYIDMGDHDGARDILDEVRKDGSDAQRQEADELLSRLV from the coding sequence ATGCTTCGAATTCGCAAACTGGTCTTAGCAATTGCCGCGGCGTCGGCGCTGTCGTCCGGTATGGCGCATGCCCTCGGGTTGGGCGAGCTGACCTTGAAGTCAGCGCAGAACCAGCCCCTGGATGCCGAGATCGAACTGCTCGATGTCCGCGACCTGACGGCGGCCGAAGTGGCGCCGAGCCTGGCGCCGCCCGAAGAGTTCGCCAAGGCCGGTGTCGAGCGCCAGGCGTTTCTCAATGACCTGAACTTCACCACGGTGATCAACCCCAACGGCAAGAGCGTGTTGCGGGTGACCTCGAGCCAGCCGCTGCCGGCACCGATGGTCAAGTTCCTGGTCCAGGTCATGTGGCCGAGCGGCCGCCTGCTGCGCGACTACAGCGTGCTGATCGACCCGGCCAAGTTCAACACCCCGGCCGGTCAGCCAGCACCGGCGGGCGTTACGCCTGCGGTGACCGCGGCCAACTACACCACCGTGCGTCGCGACACCCTGTGGGAAATCGCTTCGAAAGCCCGTCAGGGCGGATCAGTGCAGCAGACCATGCTGGCCATCCAGGCACTGAACCCGGATGCCTTCATCAACGGCAACATCAACTTGCTGAAAACCGGCCAGGTCCTGCGCCTGCCCGATCAACAGCAGATCACCAGTATTCCCCAGGGCCAGGCCGTCACCGAGGTTGCCGAGCAGTACGCTGCCTGGCGCCAAGGCCGGCGTCTGGGCCCGCGTGCCCGGCAGCTCGACGCTACCCGGCGCAGCGCTGCAGAAGCGGCACCGGCGCGCATCGCCAACCAGGACAACCTCAAGCTGGTCACACCCGGCAGCACGGCCGCTGCGGGCAGCAAAGGCCTCAACGACAAGCTGGCCATGGCTCAGGAAAGCCTGGATACCAGTCGTCGTGACAACGAAGAACTCAAAGGCCGCATGACCGACCTGCAGAGCCAGCTGGACAAACTGCAGCGCCTGATCGCGCTGAAGAACGACCAGTTGGCCAAACTCGAAGCCCAGGGTGCCGCCGATGCGGGTACGCCTGAAGCTGTTGCGGCCCAGCCACCGGCGGTAACCGCCGAGCTGCAACCGGCCCCAGCCGAGCCTGTGGTCACGCCAGCCCCGGCTGCGGTCGATACCGCACCGGTTGACCCGGCGCAGCCTGCGGCTGCCGACCAGGCGCCGGCCGACTCGAACAAGATGCTCGACGACCTGCTCGGCAATCCGTTGCTGCTGGCGTTGATCGCGGGGTCTGCACTGTTGGTGCTGTTGCTTCTGCTGCTGTTGCTGGCACGCAAGCGCAAGGCCGACCAGGAAGCGGAAAAACATCTGCGCATGGCTCGGGCCCTGGCTGAAGAGAGTGATCGCTCTCCAGACCTGGACCTGCCGCCAAGCAGCTTTGAAGGCCTCGACGTGGCGCCGCCGAACGTGACCCTGGCGCCGGCTGTGGTGGCCGCGTCTGCCGCTGCCGCGACAGCCGCCGCATTGCCGGCTGAAGAGCCTGCGCCAGTCGTTACCGAGCCTGAACCGAGCAAACCGGTGCAAGGCCCGATTGCTGCGCCGCTGGTTGCTCCGGCGGCCAGCCCTGCGGCACCGACCGGCGACGCCGTGCTTGATGAAGCGGAACTGAGCATTGCCCGCGGCCGCCTCAATCACGCCGCCGAGCTGCTCGAGCCTGCGGTTGCCGCAGCGCCTGAGCGCAGCGACCTGCGCCTGAAACTGATGGAAGTCTATGCACGCCAGGGCGACCGCGATGCCTTTGTCGGTCATGAGCGCCAACTGATCGCCACCGGCCAGAACCATGCCGACGTCGAGGCCCTGAAAAACCGCTTCCCGGCCATGCTGGCAGTCGCGGCGGCAGGCGTCAGCGCTGCCGCACTGGCGGCCGAACTGGATGCCCAGTACGTCCAGGAGCTGCTGCAGGACGAATCGCCTGCCGAGCCCGTGGCCGAAGTCGAGCCTGTAGTCGAGGCTGAAGTTGCCCCAGTAGTTGGGCCTGTAATCGAAGCCGAGCCGGTTATCGAGCCTGAACCTGTTGTTGAAGAGCCGTTGGCTGACCTTGAGCCTGAGCCTGAAGGCGATCTGGACAGTGCCTTCGACCTGAGCCTGGAAGACGACCTGCAAGGTCTGGAGCTGGACGAGCCGCCACTGCTCGAGGAGCCATCGCTGGCCGTTGAAGAGCCTCAGGCCGAAGAAGTCGCGAGTGAGGCCAGCCAGGCTCAACCGGACTTCGATGCCTTGCTCGCAGAGCATCTTGCCCAGCCTGAACAGGCCCTGGACGACCTCGCCGATTTCGACCTCGACGTTGCCGGCGACGAACCTTCGCCACAACCGAGCAGCGAAAACGTCGACGTCGCCGCCGAGCTGGCAGCGTTCGATGAAACCATGCCGGAGTTCGACCCGCTCAGCGAGCTGGACCTGCCGGAAGACTTCGATCTTTCGCTGTCGCTGGACGACTCTGAGGCCGACAAAAACTTTGCCTCGGAGCTCGATGACGTCAACGCCGAACTCGACAAGCTGTCGCAAAGCCTTGAGCAACCGTCGATCGAGCCGCATTTCACCGAAGCGGACGCCGCTGTAAGCGACGACCTGGACGATGATTTCGACTACCTCGGCGGCGCCGATGAAGTGGCCACCAAGCTTGACCTGGCCCGGGCCTATATCGACATGGGCGACCATGATGGTGCCCGCGACATCCTCGACGAAGTGCGCAAGGACGGCAGCGATGCCCAGCGCCAGGAAGCCGACGAGCTGCTCTCGCGTCTGGTCTGA
- the truA gene encoding tRNA pseudouridine(38-40) synthase TruA, with protein MAAEGFFRIALGVEYKGSRYRGWQRQASGVASVQQTLEEALSRVADSPVILHCAGRTDAGVHACGQVVHFDTQAVRSMKGWTMGANINLPHDISVSWAKQMPAHFHARFKAIARRYRYVIYNDQIRPAHLGEEVTWNHRPLDAERMALAAEYLVGTHDFSAFRAGQCQAKSPIKNLHHLRVTRHGKMIVLDIRASAFLHHMVRNIAGVLMTIGAGERPPEWAREVLESRERRAGGVTAHPYGLYLVQVEYHDEFELPERYIGPHFLTGYEALTG; from the coding sequence GTGGCCGCCGAAGGCTTCTTTCGTATCGCCCTGGGCGTTGAGTACAAAGGTTCGCGCTACCGCGGTTGGCAGCGCCAGGCCAGTGGCGTGGCGAGCGTGCAGCAAACCCTGGAAGAGGCCTTGTCGCGGGTGGCCGATTCGCCGGTCATCCTGCATTGCGCCGGGCGCACCGATGCCGGCGTGCATGCCTGCGGCCAGGTAGTGCATTTCGACACCCAGGCGGTGCGCAGCATGAAAGGCTGGACCATGGGCGCCAATATCAACCTGCCGCACGACATCAGTGTGTCCTGGGCCAAGCAAATGCCGGCGCACTTCCATGCGCGCTTCAAGGCCATTGCCCGGCGTTACCGCTATGTGATCTACAACGACCAGATCCGCCCGGCGCACCTCGGTGAAGAGGTGACCTGGAACCACCGCCCGCTGGACGCCGAGCGCATGGCCCTGGCCGCCGAGTACCTGGTCGGCACCCACGATTTCAGTGCTTTTCGCGCTGGCCAGTGCCAGGCCAAGTCGCCGATCAAGAACCTCCATCACCTGCGCGTCACCCGCCACGGCAAGATGATCGTCCTCGACATCCGCGCCAGTGCCTTCCTCCACCATATGGTGCGCAACATTGCCGGCGTGCTGATGACCATCGGCGCCGGCGAGCGTCCGCCAGAGTGGGCCCGGGAAGTACTGGAAAGCCGCGAGCGGCGCGCCGGCGGGGTGACCGCGCATCCGTACGGGCTGTACCTGGTGCAGGTCGAGTACCACGACGAGTTCGAATTGCCCGAGCGTTACATCGGCCCACACTTCCTTACCGGCTACGAGGCATTGACGGGCTGA
- a CDS encoding phosphoribosylanthranilate isomerase — MSAVRSKICGITRIEDALAAAEAGADAIGLVFYGKSPRAVDVQQARAIIAALPPFVTTVGLFVNASRCELTEILEAVPLDLLQFHGDETPAECAGHNRPWIKALRVRPGDDLEASCKLYSGASGILLDAYVAGVPGGTGEAFDWSLVPKQLSKPIILAGGLSPANVAQAIQQVRPYAVDVSGGVEQAKGIKDPARIEAFIRAVKQA, encoded by the coding sequence ATGAGCGCCGTTCGCAGCAAAATCTGCGGCATTACCCGCATCGAGGATGCGCTGGCCGCAGCCGAGGCGGGCGCCGATGCCATCGGCCTGGTGTTCTATGGCAAAAGCCCGCGGGCGGTCGATGTGCAGCAGGCGCGTGCGATCATCGCCGCACTGCCGCCATTCGTCACCACCGTGGGCCTGTTCGTCAACGCCAGCCGTTGCGAGCTGACGGAAATCCTCGAAGCGGTGCCACTGGACCTGCTGCAGTTCCATGGTGATGAAACCCCGGCCGAATGCGCAGGTCACAACCGCCCATGGATCAAGGCCCTGCGCGTGCGCCCGGGCGACGACCTGGAGGCCAGTTGCAAGCTGTACAGCGGTGCCAGCGGCATTCTTCTCGACGCCTATGTGGCCGGCGTGCCGGGCGGTACCGGTGAGGCCTTCGACTGGTCGCTGGTACCGAAGCAACTGAGCAAGCCGATCATCCTCGCCGGCGGCCTGTCGCCTGCTAACGTGGCGCAAGCCATCCAGCAGGTCAGGCCTTACGCGGTGGATGTCAGCGGGGGCGTGGAGCAGGCCAAGGGCATCAAGGATCCGGCACGGATCGAGGCATTTATCCGTGCGGTCAAGCAGGCGTGA